One region of Coraliomargarita parva genomic DNA includes:
- a CDS encoding zinc-binding dehydrogenase, whose product MSTSINAIVFTDINQVSVQALSLPELAPEEILCETLYTFVSPGTELRVLGGKYSKPEDFPLVPGYSAVARVMEVGVEAKGFRVGDLVSGRNPKRLPGINAMWGGQASQHVYACSGEDRPVLLPKDIDPLDYVVAEVASISHRGVEAARPSPEETAVVVGQGMIGSFSAAWLMERGCRVIVCDVNEARLAQARERGVFEAVNMKDDDAMQRLGFLLNGGADIVVESSGTTPGIEAAFKLLRKKPQAYGADYKVEPIGFYGGDWPRLVVQANYLRDIAMNPFSFFSGEGVTVLTPSDRGVEDRQKVVEAIRSGRFVGKDYVDLVLPYTEAADGYVKLQTQAVSSVAFSWI is encoded by the coding sequence ATGTCGACTTCGATCAATGCAATCGTCTTTACGGATATCAATCAAGTCTCCGTGCAAGCGCTCAGCCTGCCAGAGCTCGCTCCGGAAGAAATCCTGTGTGAAACGCTTTATACTTTCGTCTCCCCTGGCACAGAGCTTCGGGTGTTGGGCGGTAAATATTCCAAGCCTGAGGACTTTCCACTGGTTCCCGGCTATTCAGCTGTTGCCCGGGTGATGGAGGTCGGCGTTGAAGCCAAGGGCTTTCGAGTTGGGGATCTGGTCAGCGGGCGAAATCCGAAGCGCTTACCCGGTATCAATGCAATGTGGGGTGGGCAGGCTAGCCAACATGTCTATGCTTGTTCGGGGGAAGATCGACCAGTTCTCTTGCCGAAAGATATCGATCCACTTGATTATGTCGTAGCCGAAGTTGCGTCGATCAGTCACAGGGGTGTTGAGGCGGCCCGTCCATCACCTGAAGAGACGGCTGTTGTGGTCGGGCAGGGGATGATCGGTTCCTTTTCTGCCGCTTGGTTGATGGAGCGTGGTTGTCGTGTGATTGTTTGCGATGTCAACGAGGCTCGTCTGGCTCAGGCTCGTGAACGTGGTGTCTTCGAAGCTGTCAACATGAAGGATGATGACGCGATGCAGCGTTTGGGTTTTCTGTTGAATGGTGGTGCGGATATCGTGGTTGAGTCGTCGGGCACGACTCCGGGGATTGAGGCTGCTTTTAAACTCCTTCGTAAAAAGCCTCAGGCCTATGGGGCGGACTACAAGGTCGAGCCGATCGGTTTTTATGGGGGCGATTGGCCGCGCTTGGTGGTTCAGGCCAACTATTTACGGGATATTGCTATGAACCCATTTAGTTTTTTTTCGGGGGAGGGTGTGACTGTGCTGACTCCGAGCGACCGTGGAGTTGAGGATCGGCAGAAGGTGGTCGAGGCCATCCGTTCCGGGCGTTTTGTTGGGAAAGATTATGTAGACCTCGTTCTTCCTTATACGGAAGCCGCTGACGGCTATGTGAAACTGCAAACGCAGGCGGTGTCGTCCGTTGCCTTTAGCTGGATATAA
- a CDS encoding Gfo/Idh/MocA family protein, which yields MKTIRSAIIGLGSSSAGKGGAHSISYCHGWAQSATPGFELVGACSRQQQNVNDFIAEFPSCAGYQDYRKMLEELQPDLVVICAFATSREAMLMAALDNCAKAVWIEKPLALDLSTAKRMMDVAKAKKVRLFVSHQRRYGLPFEWFRDAGAKVGQVLGVDIVQPMPNLLDFGPHLVDAALYALGREVQLRSVFGAVDWSDVGEWHGVRTERQLLGTAHMTDGSRICIEAGGDHPSRFPILRLNGSLGFAELHLSPAEDASSVFRARLSGESSIRSPETSEHFHHSEDGALYMKRAAADVYRAMTEGMATRIDVGEAYRGLQIIAGVYESAQCGRRLQVEELGLN from the coding sequence ATGAAGACAATTCGATCTGCAATTATCGGACTTGGCTCCTCTTCGGCGGGGAAAGGCGGCGCTCATTCGATTTCATATTGCCACGGATGGGCGCAGTCTGCGACCCCAGGCTTCGAGTTGGTGGGCGCTTGTAGTCGACAGCAACAAAATGTGAACGATTTTATCGCCGAGTTCCCTTCGTGCGCCGGTTATCAGGATTACCGAAAAATGCTTGAGGAGCTTCAGCCGGATCTGGTGGTAATCTGTGCCTTTGCGACCAGCCGTGAAGCGATGTTGATGGCCGCTTTGGATAATTGTGCCAAGGCTGTCTGGATCGAGAAGCCATTGGCGCTCGATTTATCCACGGCAAAACGAATGATGGATGTTGCAAAGGCGAAAAAGGTGCGTTTGTTTGTCAGTCATCAGCGTCGCTACGGTCTGCCCTTTGAGTGGTTCCGGGATGCTGGTGCAAAAGTGGGGCAAGTTCTGGGCGTTGATATTGTTCAGCCTATGCCTAACTTGTTGGATTTTGGTCCACATTTAGTGGATGCTGCCTTGTATGCTTTGGGGCGTGAGGTTCAGCTGCGTTCAGTTTTTGGTGCGGTAGATTGGTCGGATGTGGGTGAATGGCATGGGGTTCGGACGGAACGGCAACTCTTGGGCACCGCGCATATGACTGATGGCTCCCGTATTTGTATTGAGGCGGGTGGCGATCACCCTAGCCGTTTCCCGATTCTTCGTCTGAACGGGAGTTTGGGCTTTGCGGAGCTTCATCTATCGCCTGCGGAGGATGCGAGCAGTGTTTTTCGCGCCAGATTGTCGGGAGAATCCAGTATCCGAAGTCCGGAGACGAGTGAGCACTTCCATCACAGTGAGGATGGGGCGCTTTATATGAAGCGTGCCGCAGCTGATGTGTATCGTGCGATGACCGAAGGGATGGCGACTCGTATCGATGTTGGGGAAGCCTATCGTGGTTTGCAAATCATAGCCGGGGTATATGAGTCTGCGCAATGTGGGCGGCGACTGCAGGTTGAAGAACTCGGTCTTAACTGA
- a CDS encoding alpha/beta hydrolase: MIIKPQYSLGLLIWTALILCTAQVHGLTPTQTGINYRPSDLELPADDIRRTQCQLDLYVPEGDPGFATIIWFHGGGLAGGTPCFSPVKDKRFAQVAVTYRLTGQAPIPACHQDAAAATAWVLDHIEEYGGDPNRVYVSGHSAGGYLAAMIGMDPKWLAEYEHTLNELAGVIPVSGQVSTHFNVKKLLGDTGPQYRPVVDEYAPLHYVAKDLPPICLIVGDPDIEFKCRVEENALMAISLENTGHAFTEYHQQPGRDHGTVQRDATWIIPGFIERVEAWKAEGSPKPSDQFAGKKEMADLLKAYRHYMIRLDEVSTNLDAAEYYETKLTEQLNTPFTLEGLPFVVQSVSTNEEGQSVLEIVAAIYSGTHYGIRMLHIKGIVQSEDAAKAIKASKTIQSWKLYGQSTGEWTTSKIGDITMTVKVDKIEKNATPVTFPMWTGPELR; this comes from the coding sequence ATGATAATAAAGCCACAATACTCCTTAGGCCTTCTCATCTGGACGGCTCTAATCCTATGCACCGCACAGGTGCATGGACTGACTCCCACACAAACAGGAATCAACTACCGCCCAAGCGATCTGGAGTTGCCGGCTGACGACATCCGGCGCACACAGTGCCAACTCGACCTTTATGTGCCTGAAGGCGACCCCGGCTTTGCCACCATCATCTGGTTTCATGGCGGAGGACTTGCCGGCGGCACCCCCTGCTTCTCTCCGGTCAAAGATAAACGCTTCGCCCAAGTCGCAGTGACCTATCGACTCACCGGCCAAGCTCCCATTCCCGCGTGCCACCAGGACGCGGCAGCAGCGACCGCATGGGTGCTCGATCACATTGAAGAATACGGCGGCGATCCGAACCGAGTCTATGTGAGTGGGCACTCCGCAGGTGGCTACTTGGCTGCCATGATCGGCATGGATCCTAAATGGCTCGCAGAATATGAACACACACTCAATGAACTCGCGGGTGTCATCCCTGTCAGCGGGCAAGTCAGCACTCACTTCAACGTGAAGAAGCTCCTCGGTGATACCGGCCCACAATACCGGCCAGTGGTCGATGAATACGCACCGTTACATTATGTCGCCAAAGATTTGCCCCCGATCTGCCTAATCGTCGGCGATCCCGACATCGAATTTAAATGCCGGGTAGAGGAAAATGCCCTTATGGCAATTAGCCTGGAAAATACCGGACACGCCTTCACCGAATATCATCAGCAACCAGGCCGCGATCACGGCACCGTGCAGCGGGATGCAACCTGGATCATTCCCGGCTTCATCGAACGAGTCGAAGCTTGGAAGGCCGAAGGCAGCCCAAAACCAAGCGACCAGTTCGCTGGCAAAAAAGAAATGGCGGATCTTCTGAAAGCCTACCGGCACTACATGATCCGCCTCGATGAAGTCAGCACGAATCTGGATGCAGCAGAGTACTACGAGACAAAGCTAACCGAGCAACTAAACACTCCATTCACCCTCGAAGGACTCCCCTTCGTCGTGCAAAGTGTTTCCACGAACGAAGAAGGACAGAGCGTGCTTGAGATCGTTGCAGCGATTTACAGCGGCACGCATTACGGAATCCGCATGCTCCACATCAAAGGCATCGTTCAGTCCGAAGATGCCGCCAAGGCAATCAAAGCCAGCAAAACAATCCAAAGCTGGAAGCTCTACGGGCAAAGCACCGGCGAGTGGACCACATCCAAGATCGGTGACATCACGATGACTGTTAAGGTGGACAAGATCGAAAAGAACGCCACACCCGTCACCTTCCCGATGTGGACAGGCCCGGAGCTACGATAG
- a CDS encoding alpha/beta hydrolase translates to MPQRRTYFAALCVTFLLAITQAYGLNPTHTGINYRPGDLELPADDIRRTQCQLDLFVPDDNAGFATIIWLHGGGLVGGTPCFSPIWDKQFAQVAVTYRLTGQAPIPACIEDAAAATAWVLDNIEQYGGDPKRVYVSGHSAGGYLAAMIGMDSKWLAEYGHTPNDLAGVIPVSGQVSTHFNVKKLLGDKGHQYRVVVDEYAPLHYAKADLPPICLIAGDPAIEFKSRVEENALLAVSLKNIGHPFIEFHQCPGRDHGTVQTDARTIIPNFIDRVEAWKAEGSLTPATKLTGNKEMADVLEAYRRYMIRLDEVSTNLGASKKYETILTDKLNEPFSIEGLPFVVQSISTNQDGQTVLNIVAAIYSGTHYGIRMLHIQAIVQNEAAAQEIKASELIQSWKLYGESTGEWTSSKLGDITMTVKVTKIEKNAMPVTFPMWAGPELR, encoded by the coding sequence ATGCCTCAAAGAAGAACATATTTCGCGGCGCTGTGCGTCACCTTCTTACTCGCGATCACACAAGCATATGGCCTGAATCCGACTCACACAGGGATCAACTATCGTCCCGGCGACCTGGAACTACCGGCCGACGACATTCGGCGCACTCAATGCCAGTTGGACCTCTTCGTCCCGGATGACAATGCTGGCTTCGCGACCATTATCTGGCTTCATGGTGGTGGCCTCGTCGGGGGCACACCTTGTTTTTCTCCTATTTGGGACAAACAATTTGCCCAAGTCGCCGTGACCTATCGCTTGACCGGTCAGGCACCAATTCCGGCATGCATTGAAGATGCGGCCGCAGCCACAGCCTGGGTTTTGGACAACATTGAACAGTATGGTGGCGATCCCAAACGAGTCTATGTGAGTGGCCACTCCGCAGGCGGCTACCTGGCAGCAATGATCGGGATGGACTCAAAATGGCTCGCCGAGTATGGACACACACCCAATGACCTTGCGGGTGTCATCCCGGTGAGTGGACAAGTCAGCACCCACTTCAATGTCAAAAAGCTTCTCGGAGACAAAGGCCATCAATATCGGGTGGTGGTGGATGAATACGCTCCGTTACACTATGCCAAGGCTGACCTGCCACCGATCTGCCTGATCGCAGGCGATCCTGCCATCGAATTCAAAAGCCGGGTGGAAGAGAATGCGCTTCTTGCAGTCAGCCTCAAAAACATAGGACATCCTTTTATCGAATTTCACCAGTGCCCCGGCCGTGACCACGGCACCGTGCAGACTGATGCCAGAACCATCATCCCAAACTTTATCGATCGGGTTGAAGCTTGGAAAGCCGAAGGCAGTCTCACCCCAGCCACAAAGCTAACCGGCAATAAGGAAATGGCCGACGTTCTTGAAGCCTACCGCCGCTATATGATTCGTCTGGATGAGGTAAGCACGAATCTGGGCGCATCCAAGAAATACGAAACAATACTAACAGACAAATTGAACGAGCCATTCTCAATCGAAGGACTTCCCTTTGTTGTGCAGAGCATTTCCACCAACCAAGATGGGCAAACTGTCCTCAATATCGTCGCCGCCATCTACAGCGGCACGCATTACGGGATACGCATGCTTCACATTCAAGCTATCGTTCAAAACGAAGCAGCCGCCCAGGAGATCAAAGCCAGCGAGTTGATCCAGAGTTGGAAGCTCTATGGTGAAAGCACCGGCGAATGGACGAGTTCCAAACTGGGAGACATCACCATGACCGTCAAAGTCACCAAAATCGAGAAGAACGCCATGCCCGTCACCTTCCCGATGTGGGCCGGACCGGAATTACGCTAG
- a CDS encoding glycosyl hydrolase family 28-related protein produces the protein MMKKHTPYVLGLLFLCSVSYLFSATDLAPMSWNLRSDWIDATDPNYGGVGDGVTDDTAAIQAALDDVKNAAWTGHLSVLYLPAGNYRITDTLEWSGYGMMLIGDGRDTVIQWDGAAGGTMLHTLGATRTRFIGIVWQGSPDGTATHSNRAAYGIDHHPTLRYESRTRHENEAFYNFTTAGIRGFGGGGSNGDDPTAETMIWNCRFKNCETGIIVGSDAYNNYQWIIEGCHFEDCGTGIYGGKGKSVIFDCRFENSSVVDISTSAGIAQRVRRCVSVGSNHFFKVIFGSASGSQIIEDCHIDAWTNTSYAVNFSAQGPMQVTDCVFTNPPSTNAPIKMSNSYNPSRLTVGGNYCAEISTLTDTPVNCQVVELPLGARGSNLPSSEVEFLKDTWPADSANILDITQPPYNAAKNDKTVDSSAAIQDAIDDAIAANNGTIVYIPRGYYRIDSSLSLTGGNYTIEGSGWLSRLLWYGTAGDSILELVSPQDIELRQFNLMQTSGDANASPAVPADMTTVAIEVSGSDTTNLVIDGVYNKLFPYNNPGAAPASDGTLPGTVLKDLPSSALIYFGHQETALDVRDSGRATILSKYGLGGQVRVSGSNYAKTGFLGVIASQAGNLVDPSGWDVSVDDNQDLIFGDWYVEQAYNHVQLSRGSGTGPGRVSFSGIKQHCYSKEVVNADNYEGTLFYTGQAFSGATIQHPITQTGTNPLDLILADCSWTYTTPVFSMGTGGSLIQIGNIYKDASGAYSYPADVLPSGWEQSTAEGFDHFRELAWYDLVLRHGVGNFLLNDSVELDEVNPNPTTALGYEPENWNVGGAALGAGSARNVTVDDEGSPFAAGEKSILFTDTTTLTGTRLSLSQYYGPLGLSAEDAAVLKFDFRLNGSAQDNDVWLRSFAGSSAGASLHFVSNGSSASVSASGMTTQALSLDTWYHVEIVLDAPSAGAATAILYLTEWTASGPGSTAQLSLNSFGAPQSSAYSFFLVNQVKAGDSTSIHFDNVEFFIGDPIL, from the coding sequence ATGATGAAAAAGCATACCCCCTATGTCTTGGGACTCCTGTTCCTGTGTTCTGTCTCTTACTTGTTTTCGGCGACTGATCTTGCACCGATGAGTTGGAATCTGCGCTCCGACTGGATTGATGCGACGGATCCGAACTATGGAGGGGTCGGTGACGGTGTGACTGATGACACGGCTGCGATTCAGGCAGCCTTGGATGATGTGAAAAATGCCGCGTGGACGGGGCATCTATCAGTTTTGTACCTGCCTGCGGGTAACTACCGAATTACAGATACTCTGGAATGGAGTGGCTATGGTATGATGTTAATTGGGGATGGCCGTGATACTGTCATCCAATGGGATGGCGCTGCCGGTGGGACGATGCTGCATACTCTAGGAGCGACCCGCACGCGCTTCATCGGGATTGTTTGGCAGGGTAGTCCGGATGGTACTGCCACACACAGTAACCGTGCTGCCTATGGGATTGATCATCATCCCACGCTGAGGTACGAGAGCCGGACCCGCCATGAGAATGAAGCCTTCTATAACTTCACAACTGCCGGGATTCGTGGTTTTGGAGGCGGTGGGAGCAATGGAGATGATCCGACTGCTGAAACGATGATTTGGAATTGTCGTTTTAAGAACTGTGAGACCGGTATTATTGTCGGCAGCGATGCCTACAATAACTATCAATGGATCATTGAAGGGTGCCATTTCGAAGATTGTGGGACGGGTATATATGGGGGAAAAGGCAAGAGCGTCATTTTTGACTGCCGTTTTGAGAATTCCTCGGTCGTGGATATCAGTACATCAGCCGGGATCGCTCAGCGGGTTCGCCGTTGTGTCTCGGTGGGCTCCAACCATTTCTTTAAGGTTATTTTCGGTTCCGCCAGCGGCAGTCAAATTATTGAAGACTGTCATATCGATGCATGGACGAACACTAGCTATGCGGTCAATTTTTCCGCGCAAGGCCCTATGCAGGTTACGGATTGTGTCTTTACCAATCCTCCCAGCACAAATGCTCCGATTAAAATGAGCAACAGTTATAACCCCAGTCGCTTAACCGTTGGGGGAAACTACTGCGCAGAAATCAGCACGCTGACCGATACACCAGTCAACTGCCAAGTCGTGGAATTGCCACTGGGCGCGCGCGGGAGCAATCTGCCTTCGAGCGAGGTTGAATTCTTGAAGGACACCTGGCCGGCTGACAGTGCTAATATCCTGGATATTACACAACCGCCCTACAATGCAGCGAAGAACGATAAGACCGTGGACTCAAGTGCGGCGATTCAAGATGCGATCGATGATGCAATTGCTGCGAATAATGGCACGATCGTCTACATACCCAGGGGCTATTATCGCATTGATTCAAGCTTAAGTCTGACTGGGGGGAATTACACGATTGAGGGGAGCGGATGGCTCAGCCGTTTGTTGTGGTATGGCACCGCCGGCGATTCCATTCTGGAACTGGTTTCGCCTCAGGATATCGAGCTGAGGCAGTTCAATCTCATGCAAACGAGTGGGGATGCGAATGCGAGCCCGGCCGTGCCTGCGGATATGACGACGGTCGCCATTGAAGTTTCCGGTTCGGATACGACGAACCTCGTCATCGACGGCGTCTATAACAAACTCTTTCCATATAATAATCCCGGCGCCGCTCCCGCGAGTGATGGCACCTTACCCGGCACGGTTCTGAAAGACCTTCCCTCCAGTGCGTTGATCTATTTCGGGCATCAGGAGACCGCCTTGGATGTTCGCGATTCCGGTCGAGCCACTATTTTGTCGAAGTATGGTCTCGGGGGCCAAGTGCGGGTCAGTGGTAGCAATTATGCCAAGACCGGCTTCTTGGGGGTGATCGCCAGTCAAGCTGGCAATCTCGTGGATCCATCCGGCTGGGATGTCAGTGTGGATGATAATCAGGATCTGATCTTCGGGGACTGGTATGTCGAGCAGGCTTACAATCATGTTCAACTCTCCCGAGGATCCGGAACCGGGCCTGGCCGTGTATCGTTTTCCGGGATCAAACAGCATTGCTATTCAAAGGAAGTGGTGAATGCCGATAATTACGAGGGTACTTTATTTTACACCGGGCAGGCATTTTCAGGGGCCACGATTCAACATCCGATCACCCAGACCGGGACGAATCCTTTGGATCTCATTTTGGCGGACTGCTCATGGACCTATACGACGCCAGTATTTTCGATGGGAACGGGGGGCAGTCTGATACAGATCGGCAATATCTATAAAGATGCATCAGGTGCCTACAGCTATCCCGCCGATGTGTTGCCGAGCGGTTGGGAGCAGTCGACTGCCGAGGGCTTTGATCACTTCCGCGAACTTGCCTGGTATGATCTGGTGCTTCGGCATGGTGTCGGGAATTTCCTCCTGAATGACTCTGTGGAACTCGACGAAGTGAATCCGAACCCAACGACAGCACTGGGGTATGAGCCGGAAAACTGGAATGTCGGTGGCGCGGCTCTGGGGGCAGGCTCTGCCCGCAATGTTACTGTGGATGATGAGGGCTCGCCATTTGCCGCCGGGGAGAAAAGCATCCTTTTCACGGATACCACGACACTGACGGGAACACGCCTGTCGCTCTCTCAATATTACGGGCCACTGGGGCTCAGTGCGGAGGATGCCGCAGTACTCAAATTTGACTTTCGTTTGAATGGTTCTGCGCAGGATAACGATGTTTGGCTGCGAAGTTTTGCCGGGAGTTCGGCCGGTGCTTCGCTGCACTTCGTCAGCAATGGAAGCAGTGCTTCCGTGTCGGCCTCTGGAATGACCACACAAGCACTTTCCCTGGACACCTGGTATCATGTTGAAATTGTGCTGGATGCGCCTTCGGCGGGTGCGGCGACGGCAATACTTTACCTGACTGAGTGGACGGCTTCCGGTCCGGGCAGCACGGCCCAGTTGAGCTTGAATAGTTTTGGAGCCCCTCAGAGCTCCGCCTATAGCTTCTTCCTCGTTAACCAGGTGAAAGCGGGGGATTCAACCAGTATACATTTTGACAATGTCGAATTTTTTATAGGGGATCCGATTCTTTAG
- a CDS encoding acetylxylan esterase has protein sequence MESNLARPYGDTPSRPHDSRLVFWSAQSDDLLFPADTEEIVFQCRAGLRAVSLDWDLCRNRFRSSFQQGRAEAIPGNRFVIRIPTGALKPGFYDIHVSLDSGKEERIPGICTFGYAVDRMPITDTRPDDFMEFWKRGLEALKQVPLNPQLGEVQVFEGDEIDRYNLEEAALPGDYDPEGHRAETVESRKLTFDGIGGKRIHGWLAKPEGEGPFPAMLVLPGAGFDARPRPLEHARHGYLALDIQIHGQDVDLEEYPRLPGYYDERIYEPVEDYYFYDVYLNVVQAINYLASRPDVDTSRIVVVGGSQGGRLSLVAAALDKRVVAAVPAIPHSGDVAYLKWYESANDRKLAYSGARDGMDRDGPPVLQDTPEGRCLPYFDPVNFAPEIECPVFMNGGLIDPVSYVSGVWAVYERLGSKDKTMIPLPGLGHDWTPEFDRLAWRWLDHQLSE, from the coding sequence ATGGAATCCAATCTCGCCCGTCCTTACGGGGATACGCCTTCACGTCCACATGATAGTCGTCTGGTCTTTTGGTCAGCGCAGAGTGATGATTTGCTCTTCCCGGCAGATACTGAGGAAATCGTTTTTCAGTGTCGGGCTGGTCTGCGAGCGGTATCCTTGGATTGGGACCTCTGCCGTAACCGCTTCCGCAGTTCATTTCAGCAAGGGCGTGCCGAAGCAATTCCGGGGAACCGCTTTGTCATTCGTATTCCGACAGGGGCGCTCAAGCCCGGATTTTATGATATTCACGTGAGCTTGGATTCGGGCAAGGAGGAGCGCATTCCCGGTATCTGCACTTTCGGCTATGCGGTGGATCGCATGCCGATTACGGATACGCGTCCTGATGACTTTATGGAGTTTTGGAAACGTGGATTGGAGGCTTTGAAGCAAGTGCCCTTGAATCCGCAGCTTGGTGAGGTGCAGGTTTTTGAAGGCGACGAGATCGACCGCTACAATTTAGAGGAGGCAGCTCTGCCAGGGGATTACGATCCTGAAGGGCACCGTGCCGAAACGGTTGAATCCCGTAAGCTGACTTTCGATGGCATCGGCGGAAAGCGGATTCACGGCTGGCTGGCCAAGCCGGAAGGTGAGGGGCCTTTTCCTGCTATGTTGGTACTGCCCGGTGCGGGTTTTGACGCCCGCCCGCGACCGCTCGAGCATGCGCGGCATGGTTATCTCGCTTTGGATATTCAGATTCACGGCCAGGATGTTGATCTGGAGGAATATCCGCGTTTGCCCGGCTACTATGATGAACGGATTTATGAGCCGGTGGAGGATTACTATTTTTATGATGTTTATTTAAATGTCGTGCAGGCGATTAACTATCTCGCTTCACGTCCTGATGTGGACACGAGTCGCATCGTTGTCGTGGGGGGAAGCCAAGGCGGGCGCTTGTCACTGGTGGCTGCCGCGCTGGATAAGCGGGTAGTGGCTGCGGTTCCGGCCATCCCGCACAGTGGTGATGTCGCTTATTTGAAGTGGTATGAGTCCGCGAATGATCGAAAGCTCGCTTACAGTGGTGCTCGTGACGGAATGGACAGAGATGGGCCTCCTGTTTTGCAGGATACACCGGAGGGACGCTGCTTGCCGTATTTTGATCCGGTCAATTTTGCGCCCGAGATCGAATGTCCGGTGTTCATGAATGGTGGATTGATTGACCCGGTATCCTATGTGTCGGGAGTCTGGGCAGTCTATGAGCGATTGGGATCTAAAGATAAAACCATGATCCCGCTTCCGGGGCTGGGGCATGACTGGACGCCCGAATTCGACCGTCTCGCCTGGCGTTGGTTGGATCATCAATTGTCCGAATAA